One Spiribacter halobius DNA segment encodes these proteins:
- the fliQ gene encoding flagellar biosynthesis protein FliQ, with protein sequence MSPEFAIELGQEALTVAVLIAAPILLSALAAGLLIGMFQAATQINEQTLSFVPKLGVMVVTLFVGAPWMLNVLLDFTEGLMANIPAFIGQ encoded by the coding sequence ATGTCCCCGGAATTCGCCATCGAGCTCGGTCAGGAGGCGCTTACCGTGGCGGTGCTCATCGCCGCGCCGATCCTGCTCTCGGCGCTGGCCGCGGGCCTGCTCATCGGCATGTTCCAGGCTGCCACCCAGATCAACGAGCAGACGCTGTCCTTCGTGCCCAAGCTCGGCGTCATGGTGGTGACGCTGTTCGTCGGCGCCCCCTGGATGCTGAACGTCCTGCTCGACTTCACCGAGGGCCTGATGGCCAACATCCCGGCCTTCATCGGCCAGTAG
- the fliP gene encoding flagellar type III secretion system pore protein FliP (The bacterial flagellar biogenesis protein FliP forms a type III secretion system (T3SS)-type pore required for flagellar assembly.) translates to MIRILLILAGLLLPAAGAIAQVGGMEALTVEQNGDGQTYSITLQVLLLMTVLALLPAGLLMMTAFTRIIVVLAILRQAIGTATTPSNQILIGLALFLTLFVMAPVFGEVYERAVTPYLAEEMPAEEAVRTAIQPMREFMTAQTREQDLAMFLELSGRGAVEGPEDVPLSVLVPAFVTSELKTAFQIGFILFLPFLVIDLVVASTLMSMGMLMLSPMIISLPFKIMLFVLVDGWSMVLGTLASSFFPSA, encoded by the coding sequence ATGATCCGCATCCTGCTGATACTCGCCGGGCTCCTGCTGCCGGCCGCGGGTGCTATCGCCCAGGTGGGCGGCATGGAGGCGCTCACCGTGGAGCAGAACGGCGACGGGCAGACCTACAGCATCACGCTGCAGGTGCTGCTGCTGATGACCGTGCTCGCCCTGCTGCCGGCGGGGCTGCTGATGATGACGGCCTTCACCCGCATCATCGTCGTGCTGGCCATCCTGCGCCAGGCCATCGGTACGGCGACCACGCCCTCGAACCAGATCCTCATCGGGCTGGCGCTGTTCCTGACGCTGTTCGTCATGGCGCCGGTGTTCGGCGAGGTCTACGAGCGCGCCGTCACGCCCTATCTTGCCGAGGAGATGCCCGCCGAGGAGGCGGTCCGCACCGCCATCCAGCCCATGCGCGAGTTCATGACCGCCCAGACCCGGGAGCAGGACCTCGCCATGTTCCTGGAGCTCTCCGGCAGGGGCGCCGTGGAGGGGCCCGAGGACGTGCCGCTGTCCGTGCTGGTGCCGGCGTTCGTCACCAGCGAGCTCAAGACCGCCTTCCAGATCGGCTTCATCCTGTTCCTGCCGTTCCTGGTGATCGACCTCGTGGTGGCGAGCACGCTGATGTCCATGGGCATGCTCATGCTCTCGCCCATGATCATCTCGCTGCCCTTCAAGATCATGCTGTTCGTCCTCGTCGACGGCTGGAGCATGGTCCTGGGCACGCTCGCCTCCAGCTTCTTCCCGTCGGCATAG
- the fliN gene encoding flagellar motor switch protein FliN: protein MSEDERNDDQDALGDDWEAALAEQQSEDDGAEAESGKAGAGRERPASGAAERGAQGNGGDRDGARGNGRDRRGADAEPADLDDLEPEGRAPADEDVNLDVILDIPVTLSMEIGRTRINIRNLLQLNQGSVVELDRLAGEPMDVLVNGTLVAHGEVVVVNERFGIRLTDVVSPSERVKKLR, encoded by the coding sequence ATGAGCGAAGACGAGCGCAACGACGACCAGGACGCCCTGGGTGACGACTGGGAGGCGGCCCTCGCCGAGCAGCAGAGCGAGGACGACGGCGCCGAGGCAGAGTCCGGCAAGGCCGGTGCCGGGCGCGAGCGCCCCGCCAGCGGCGCCGCCGAGCGCGGCGCGCAGGGCAACGGCGGCGACCGGGACGGCGCGAGGGGCAATGGCAGGGATCGCCGCGGAGCCGACGCCGAGCCGGCGGATCTGGACGATCTCGAGCCCGAGGGCCGCGCGCCGGCGGACGAGGACGTCAACCTGGATGTCATCCTCGACATCCCGGTGACGCTGTCCATGGAGATCGGCCGCACCCGCATCAACATCCGCAACCTGCTGCAGCTCAACCAGGGCTCCGTGGTGGAGCTGGACCGGCTGGCCGGCGAGCCCATGGACGTGCTGGTGAACGGCACGCTGGTGGCCCACGGCGAGGTGGTGGTGGTCAACGAGCGCTTCGGCATCCGTCTCACCGACGTGGTGAGCCCGAGCGAGCGGGTGAAGAAGCTGCGATGA
- the fliR gene encoding flagellar biosynthetic protein FliR, with product MPLSLTTAEISAWVAGFMWPFIRVSAMMAAAPIFSNASVPVSIRVLLAVGITVGILPATGEMPRLDPLSLEALMVGAQQVLIGVAMGLMVGMTLQVVVIAGESVALTMGLGFATMVDPQTGVSTPVVSQFLLITVTLLFLAVGGHLMLIQLTAESFTLMPVSTEGIGAGGFYRVVAWGSEMFAGAVLMALPALVLLLTLNMIIGVMTRAAPQMNIFSVGFPLTILVGMVSLVVLLLPAMPGRMSDLWRDAFLTLRQILGA from the coding sequence ATGCCGCTCAGCCTTACCACCGCGGAGATCAGCGCCTGGGTGGCCGGCTTCATGTGGCCGTTCATCCGGGTGAGCGCGATGATGGCGGCGGCGCCGATCTTCTCCAACGCCAGCGTGCCGGTGAGCATCCGCGTGCTGCTGGCGGTGGGCATCACAGTGGGCATCCTGCCGGCGACGGGGGAGATGCCCCGGCTCGACCCGCTCTCCCTCGAGGCCCTGATGGTGGGCGCGCAGCAGGTGCTCATCGGCGTCGCCATGGGGCTGATGGTCGGCATGACCCTGCAGGTGGTCGTCATCGCCGGCGAGAGCGTGGCGCTCACCATGGGCCTTGGCTTCGCCACCATGGTGGACCCGCAGACCGGCGTCTCCACGCCGGTGGTCTCGCAGTTCCTGCTGATCACGGTGACGCTGCTCTTCCTGGCGGTCGGCGGGCATCTGATGCTCATCCAGCTCACCGCCGAGAGCTTCACGCTCATGCCGGTGAGCACCGAGGGCATCGGCGCCGGGGGCTTCTATCGGGTGGTGGCCTGGGGCAGCGAGATGTTCGCCGGCGCCGTGCTGATGGCCCTGCCGGCGCTGGTGCTGCTGCTGACGCTGAACATGATCATCGGCGTCATGACCCGCGCCGCCCCGCAGATGAACATCTTCTCCGTGGGCTTCCCGCTCACCATCCTCGTCGGCATGGTCAGCCTCGTCGTCCTCCTCCTCCCCGCCATGCCCGGCCGCATGTCCGACCTCTGGCGCGACGCCTTCCTCACCCTGCGTCAGATTCTCGGCGCCTGA
- the flhB gene encoding flagellar biosynthesis protein FlhB, with product MAEESENGQEKTEDPTPKRQRDAKEKGQIPRSKELNTLAVMLVGAGALFALGDYMGNRVAAIMEDGLRLERGMVFNPNAPQEMLALLFGEGLLAVLPFALIMLVIALISPVALGGWIFSGKAIAPKLEKLNPLKGLKRIFGPQGLMELAKAIAKVAVVGVVGGLMLYAQREGFRDLAGLALGPALGKAADLFFGTFLILSASLILIALVDVPFQIWNHTQKIRMTHQEVRDEFKETEGKPEVKSRIRQLQQELAQGRMMENVPKADVVVTNPTHFAVALRYDQLKMKAPRVVAKGTDQVALRIRELAAEHNVPRFEAPMLARALYHTSELEREIPAGLYLAVAQVLAYIYQLRTATRGRRPAPPKPEIPEEFMAYARRGRPEAGR from the coding sequence ATGGCCGAGGAAAGCGAGAACGGGCAGGAGAAAACCGAAGACCCGACTCCGAAACGGCAACGGGATGCCAAGGAGAAGGGTCAGATCCCGCGCTCCAAGGAGCTCAACACGCTCGCCGTGATGCTCGTGGGGGCGGGGGCGCTGTTCGCGCTCGGGGACTACATGGGCAACCGGGTCGCGGCGATCATGGAGGACGGCCTGCGCCTCGAGCGCGGCATGGTGTTCAACCCCAACGCCCCGCAGGAGATGCTCGCGCTGCTGTTCGGCGAGGGCCTGCTGGCGGTGCTGCCGTTCGCGCTGATCATGCTGGTGATCGCGCTGATCTCGCCCGTGGCGCTGGGCGGCTGGATCTTCTCCGGCAAGGCGATCGCGCCGAAGCTCGAGAAGCTCAACCCGCTCAAGGGCCTGAAGCGCATCTTCGGCCCCCAGGGGCTGATGGAGCTCGCCAAGGCGATCGCCAAGGTGGCGGTGGTGGGTGTGGTCGGCGGGCTCATGCTCTACGCCCAGCGCGAGGGCTTCCGCGACCTCGCCGGCCTCGCCCTGGGGCCGGCACTCGGCAAGGCGGCGGATCTCTTCTTCGGCACCTTCCTGATCCTTTCCGCCTCGCTGATCCTCATCGCGCTGGTGGACGTGCCGTTCCAGATCTGGAACCACACCCAGAAGATCCGCATGACCCACCAGGAGGTAAGGGACGAGTTCAAGGAGACCGAGGGCAAGCCCGAGGTCAAGAGCCGCATCCGCCAGCTCCAGCAGGAGCTCGCCCAGGGGCGGATGATGGAGAACGTGCCCAAGGCCGACGTGGTGGTGACGAACCCCACCCACTTCGCCGTCGCCCTGCGCTACGACCAGCTGAAGATGAAGGCCCCGCGGGTGGTGGCCAAGGGCACCGACCAGGTGGCCCTGCGGATCCGTGAGCTGGCCGCCGAGCACAACGTGCCGCGGTTCGAGGCGCCGATGTTGGCACGGGCCTTGTATCACACCTCCGAGCTGGAGCGGGAAATCCCGGCGGGGCTCTACCTCGCCGTCGCCCAGGTGCTGGCCTACATCTACCAGCTGCGCACGGCGACCCGCGGCCGGCGGCCTGCGCCGCCGAAGCCCGAGATACCGGAGGAATTCATGGCCTACGCCCGCCGCGGCCGCCCTGAGGCCGGCCGATGA
- the fliO gene encoding flagellar biosynthetic protein FliO → MRASATILLLLAPALAAAQDGGSGVDLSSLVRLTLGLAVVVLAILGLGWLLRRTGAGVAGGVTGQLRLLGGLSVGNRERVVLVQVGGRQLLLGVAPGRVQTLHVLEENLEPARGESAGGEDFASRLRGLMGQGGAKP, encoded by the coding sequence ATGAGGGCGTCGGCGACCATCCTGCTGCTGCTCGCCCCGGCGCTGGCCGCGGCCCAGGACGGGGGCTCCGGCGTGGACCTGTCCTCGCTGGTGCGCCTCACCCTCGGCCTGGCAGTGGTGGTGCTCGCCATCCTCGGGCTCGGCTGGCTGCTGCGGCGCACCGGCGCCGGCGTCGCCGGCGGCGTGACGGGGCAGCTCCGGCTGCTCGGCGGGCTCTCGGTGGGCAACCGCGAGCGGGTGGTGCTGGTGCAGGTGGGCGGACGGCAGCTGCTGCTCGGCGTCGCCCCCGGGCGGGTGCAGACGTTGCACGTGCTCGAGGAGAACCTGGAGCCGGCACGCGGCGAGTCCGCCGGCGGCGAGGATTTCGCCAGCCGCCTGCGCGGGCTGATGGGGCAGGGCGGGGCGAAGCCATGA